The DNA segment GTGTGTTTGTAGAAACAACATATTCTAAAAATTCATTTAAGTCACTTTTATAAGCAGCTTTCGTATTCAAAGAAAATTTTTGATCTTCTAGAATTTGGTTTATAAATTGTTCAATAATTTCTTTCACTGTAAATAAAATGCGTTTTTAATATGTTCGAGCTTATTGCCTTCTTGACTAATTTTAATAGCAATTACATCAAATCTGCAAGCTGTATTTTCAAGATTAGTTAAATGTAAATAAGCTGTTGCTAGTTTGTATAGCTGTCTTTGTTTTTTCTTTGTTACAAGTTCTTTTGCTTCATCAAGGCTTGTAGTTCTGGATTTTACTTCTATAAAAACAAGCTCATTTTTATTTGGATCTTTTGCAATAATATCAATTTCACCATACTTTCCAGATCTCCAATTTTGTTTTAGAATTAAAAATTTATTTTTTCTTAAATAATCACAAGCAAGCTTTTCGCCTTGTTTGCCAAGTTTGTGGTTTGTGGTCATTCTCAATTCTCAATTATTTTCCCGTGCTTCCAAATCCACCACTACCTCTTTTTGTTTCTTCTTGAAGTCCTTCAACGAATTCAGTACTAACGTGTACAACTGGTG comes from the Candidatus Melainabacteria bacterium genome and includes:
- a CDS encoding YraN family protein, whose amino-acid sequence is MTTNHKLGKQGEKLACDYLRKNKFLILKQNWRSGKYGEIDIIAKDPNKNELVFIEVKSRTTSLDEAKELVTKKKQRQLYKLATAYLHLTNLENTACRFDVIAIKISQEGNKLEHIKNAFYLQ